The Acanthochromis polyacanthus isolate Apoly-LR-REF ecotype Palm Island chromosome 2, KAUST_Apoly_ChrSc, whole genome shotgun sequence genome contains a region encoding:
- the vps35 gene encoding vacuolar protein sorting-associated protein 35 translates to MPTTQQSPQDEQEKLLDEAVQAVKVQSFQMKRCLDKNKLMDALKHASNMLGELRTSMLSPKSYYELYMAISDELHYLEVYLTDEFAKGRKVADLYELVQYAGNIIPRLYLLITVGVVYVRSFPQSRKDILKDLVEMCRGVQHPLRGLFLRNYLLQCTRNILPDDGERSEGTEEMTGDINDSIDFVLLNFAEMNKLWVRMQHQGHSRDREKREKERQELRILVGTNLVRLSQLEGVNVEKYKQIVLAGVLEQVVNCRDSLAQEYLMECIIQVFPDEFHLQTLNPFLRSCAELHQHVNVKNIIIALIDRLALFAHREDGPGIPTEIKLFDIFSQQVATVIQSRQDMPSEDVVSLQVSLINLAMKCYPERVDYVDKVLESTVEIFNKLNLEHIATSSAVSKELTRLLKIPVDTYNNILMVLQLKHFPPLFEYFDYESRKSMSCYVLSNTLDYNTTILAQEQVDAILNLVSILIQDQPDQPADDPDPEDFAEEQSLVGRFIHLLHSEDPDQQYLILNTARKHFGAGGNQRIRYTLPPLVFAAYQLAFRYKENSSTDDKWEKKCQKIFSFAHQTISALIKAELAELPLRLFLQGALAAGEIGFENHETVAYEFMSQAFSLYEDEISDSKAQLAAITLIIGTFERMRCFSEENHEPLRTQCALAASKLLKKPDQCRAVSICAHLFWSGRSTDKNGEEIRDGKRVMECLKKALKIANQCMDPSLQVQLFIEILNRYVCFYERENDAVTVQVLNQLIQKIREDLPNLEASEETEQINKHFHNTLEHLRLQRESPESEGPAYEGLVL, encoded by the exons aTG CCAACCACACAGCAGTCTCCCCAGGATGAACAGGAGAAGCTTCTGGATGAAGCAGTGCAGGCCGTCAAGGTCCAGTCATTCCAGATGAAACGATGCTTG GACAAGAACAAGTTGATGGATGCTTTAAAGCATGCTTCTAACATGCTTGGTGAGCTGAGGACCTCCATGCTTTCTCCAAAGAGCTACTATGAGCTCT ATATGGCTATCTCTGACGAACTCCACTACCTTGAGGTTTATCTGACTGATGAATTTGCCAAGGGGCGCAAGGTTGCAGATCTTTATGAGCTGGTTCAGTATGCAGGCAACATCATCCCAAGACT CTATCTGCTGATCACAGTGGGTGTGGTGTACGTCCGCTCCTTCCCCCAGTCTCGCAAAGACATCCTGAAAGACTTGGTAGAGATGTGTCGTGGCGTCCAGCACCCACTCAGGGGCCTCTTCCTCAGAAATTACCTTCTGCAGTGTACGCGCAACATACTGCCAGATGATGGAGAGCGGTCAGA GGGAACAGAAGAGATGACTGGTGATATCAACGACTCTATCGACTTCGTCCTTCTCAATTTTGCGGAAATGAACAAGTTATGGGTTCGAATGCAGCATCAGGGTCACAGCCGAGATcgagagaagagagaaaaggaaagacaAGAACTTAGGATTCTTGTGGGAACTAATCTAGTCCGCCTCAGCCAGCTTGAGGGTGTCAACGTGGAAAAGTACAAACAG ATTGTTCTTGCTGGAGTGCTGGAACAGGTGGTGAACTGTAGAGACTCATTGGCTCAGGAATATCTAATGGAGTGCATTATTCAG GTTTTTCCAGACGAGTTCCACCTTCAAACCTTGAACCCCTTCCTGCGTTCCTGTGCGGAGCTGCATCAGCATGTCAACGTCAAGAACATCATCATTGCCCTCATCGACAG acttgCTCTGTTTGCTCATCGAGAAGACGGCCCAGGCATTCCAACTGAAATTAAACTGTTTGACATCTTCTCTCAGCAAGTGGCCACTGTCATTCAA TCTCGGCAGGACATGCCATCTGAGGACGTGGTTTCTCTTCAGGTCTCTCTCATCAATTTGGCCATGAAATGCTACCCTGAACGTGTGGATTATGTAGACAAGGTCCTGGAGAGCACTGTGGAGATATTCAACAAGCTCAACTTGGAACA CATAGCAACCAGCAGCGCAGTGTCGAAGGAACTTACTAGACTGTTGAAGATTCCAGTTGATACCTACAACAATATTCTGATggtgctgcagctcaagcatTTCCCACCACTCTTCGAATACTTTGACTACGAGTCACGCAAAAGCATGAGTTGCTATGTGCTGAGCAACACCTTGGATTACAACACCACCATTCTGGCCCAAGAACAG GTGGATGCAATCTTGAACTTGGTATCCATACTGATCCAGGACCAGCCAGACCAACCAGCTGATGATCCAGACCCAGAAGACTTTGCTGAGGAGCAAAGCCTTGTGGGTCGTTTTATCCATCTGCTCCACTCTGAAGATCCTGATCAACAGTATCTT ATTCTTAACACGGCCCGGAAACACTTTGGTGCTGGTGGCAATCAAAGGATTCGTTACACACTgcctcctctggtgtttgctgcCTACCAGCTAGCCTTTAGGTACAAGGAAAACTCTTCAACG GATGACAAATGGGAAAAGAAATGCCAGAAGATCTTTTCCTTCGCCCACCAGACCATCAGTGCACTTATCAAGGCTGAGCTTGCCGAGCTGCCACTGCGACTCttcctgcagggggcgctggcTGCAGGCGAGATAGGCTTCGAGAACCACGAGACTGTAGCATACGAGTTCATGTCACAG GCCTTCTCCCTGTATGAGGACGAGATCAGCGACTCCAAGGCCCAGCTGGCAGCCATCACACTGATCATCGGCACCTTTGAGCGAATGCGATGTTTCAGTGAGGAAAACCACGAGCCTCTCAGGACTCAGTGTGCGCTGGCGGCGTCCAAGCTGCTGAAGAAGCCTGACCAGTGCAGAGCTGTCAGCATTTGTGCTCATCTCTTCTGGTCTGGCCGCAGCACTGACAAAAACGGTGAAGAG ATCCGTGATGGTAAGCGGGTGATGGAGTGTCTAAAGAAAGCACTGAAGATTGCCAACCAGTGCATGGACCCATCGCTGCAAGTCCAGCTTTTCATTGAAATCCTCAACAGATACGTCTGCTTCTACGAGAGGGAAAACGATGCG GTGACAGTCCAGGTATTAAACCAGCTGATCCAAAAGATCCGGGAAGATCTTCCCAACTTGGAGGCAAGTGAAGAAACAGAGCAGATCAACAAACACTTCCACAACACACTGGAACATCTCCGTCTGCAGAGGGAGTCCCCCGAATCTGAAGGTCCTGCATATGAGGGCCTCGTCCTTTAA